In one window of Fusobacteria bacterium ZRK30 DNA:
- a CDS encoding DUF1858 domain-containing protein, whose product MMEKNLFLKMNIQDLFTEYPFVTKIFEKFGLKCSSCTFSKNVSLEDALQSSGLSSNEIVEEIIERLEGEGKDEGIYTRIHR is encoded by the coding sequence ATGATGGAGAAAAATCTATTTTTAAAGATGAATATTCAAGACCTTTTTACAGAGTACCCCTTTGTTACTAAAATATTTGAAAAATTCGGATTAAAGTGCAGCTCCTGCACATTTTCTAAAAATGTAAGTTTAGAAGATGCTCTTCAGAGTTCAGGGCTGTCTTCAAATGAAATTGTTGAGGAGATAATAGAGCGTCTAGAGGGAGAAGGTAAAGATGAAGGGATATATACACGTATACACAGGTAA
- the guaA gene encoding glutamine-hydrolyzing GMP synthase: protein MKQNSIVILDFGSQYNQLIARRVREMGVYAEVVPYFEDLEKIKARNPKGIILSGGPASVYLEGAPTVDKEMFDLDIPILGICYGMQLTQHLLGGEVAKADKQEFGKAEVMIDDKKSPFFYGIEDNTQVWMSHGDHVTKIAPGFEKIAHTDSSIATLYNAERNIYNVQFHPEVTHSVDGHQMLRNFVFDVCKCEENWSMGNYIEQTVKEIKETVGDKKVILALSGGVDSSVAAVLIHKAIGDQLSCFFVDTGLMRKNEAEKVMKTYGEHYHMNIECVDAEDRFLNKLKGVSDPETKRKIIGHEFIEIFDEQKQKMKDAEFLAQGTIYPDVIESQSVKGPSATIKSHHNVGGLPEEMDFKLLEPLRELFKDEVRKVGRELGIPDHMIDRHPFPGPGLGIRILGAVDKEKADILREADDIFISELRAANLYEKVSQAFVVLLPVKSVGVMGDERTYEYTAVLRSADTIDFMTATWSHLPYEFLGRVSNRIINEVKGINRLTYDISSKPPATIEWE, encoded by the coding sequence ATGAAACAGAATAGTATAGTTATTTTAGATTTTGGTTCTCAATATAACCAATTGATTGCAAGAAGAGTAAGGGAAATGGGTGTTTATGCCGAGGTCGTTCCTTATTTCGAAGATTTAGAGAAGATAAAAGCTAGAAATCCAAAGGGAATTATCCTATCTGGAGGACCTGCATCTGTATATTTAGAGGGAGCTCCTACAGTAGATAAAGAGATGTTTGACTTAGATATACCTATCCTTGGAATCTGTTATGGAATGCAGCTTACTCAACACTTATTAGGTGGAGAAGTAGCTAAAGCAGATAAGCAGGAATTTGGAAAAGCTGAAGTAATGATAGATGATAAAAAATCTCCTTTCTTCTACGGAATAGAAGACAATACCCAGGTATGGATGTCTCATGGAGATCACGTTACAAAGATAGCTCCAGGATTTGAAAAGATAGCTCATACAGATTCATCTATAGCTACACTATACAATGCTGAAAGAAATATCTATAATGTACAATTTCATCCTGAAGTAACTCATTCAGTAGATGGTCATCAAATGCTTAGAAACTTCGTATTCGATGTATGTAAATGTGAGGAAAACTGGTCTATGGGGAACTATATAGAGCAGACTGTAAAAGAGATAAAAGAGACTGTAGGAGATAAGAAAGTAATCTTAGCTCTATCTGGTGGAGTAGACTCATCGGTAGCTGCAGTACTTATCCATAAAGCTATTGGAGATCAGCTTAGCTGTTTCTTCGTAGATACAGGTCTTATGAGAAAAAATGAGGCTGAAAAAGTAATGAAAACTTATGGGGAACACTACCATATGAATATAGAGTGTGTAGATGCAGAAGACAGATTCTTAAACAAATTAAAGGGAGTTTCAGATCCTGAAACTAAGAGAAAGATAATCGGACATGAATTTATCGAAATTTTTGATGAACAAAAACAAAAGATGAAAGATGCAGAATTCTTGGCTCAAGGTACTATCTACCCAGACGTTATTGAATCTCAATCTGTAAAGGGACCATCTGCTACGATCAAATCTCACCATAATGTAGGTGGATTACCAGAAGAGATGGATTTCAAATTATTAGAGCCACTTAGAGAATTATTTAAAGATGAAGTAAGAAAAGTTGGAAGAGAATTAGGTATCCCAGATCATATGATCGACAGACATCCATTCCCAGGACCTGGTCTAGGGATCAGAATTTTAGGAGCTGTAGATAAGGAAAAAGCTGATATCTTAAGAGAAGCAGACGATATCTTTATCTCAGAATTAAGAGCTGCTAACTTATATGAAAAAGTAAGTCAGGCCTTTGTAGTACTTTTACCTGTAAAATCTGTAGGAGTAATGGGAGACGAAAGAACCTATGAATATACAGCAGTATTAAGATCTGCTGATACAATAGACTTTATGACTGCTACATGGTCACACCTTCCATATGAGTTCTTAGGAAGAGTATCCAATAGAATCATAAATGAAGTTAAAGGAATCAACAGATTAACTTACGATATATCTTCTAAACCACCTGCAACTATTGAGTGGGAATAA
- a CDS encoding siphovirus Gp157 family protein, protein MKLYEARNAMVDSLDIFLESDQDNMDQEMYKENMEYLRTELANKSSNIIKYIFNINSDVSGIKEELDRLTKLKKSKESKMKNLKGYLVSTMESLNKLKIETDLGVYGLRRSSKVDIFNIDLIPEGYIREKREVSFDKKSIGADIKSGKLVEGARIIENYSLQLR, encoded by the coding sequence ATGAAATTATATGAGGCAAGAAATGCAATGGTCGATTCTTTGGATATCTTTCTAGAATCTGATCAAGATAACATGGATCAAGAGATGTATAAGGAAAATATGGAATATTTAAGAACTGAGTTAGCCAATAAAAGTTCAAATATAATTAAATACATATTTAACATTAATTCAGATGTTTCAGGGATTAAAGAGGAGCTTGATAGATTAACTAAGCTTAAAAAGAGCAAGGAAAGTAAAATGAAAAATTTAAAGGGATATCTAGTCTCTACAATGGAGTCTCTTAACAAATTAAAGATTGAAACAGATTTAGGTGTATATGGTCTTCGACGGTCATCAAAAGTCGATATATTCAATATAGACCTCATCCCAGAGGGGTATATTAGGGAGAAGAGAGAGGTTTCTTTTGACAAAAAATCTATAGGTGCCGATATAAAATCAGGAAAATTAGTTGAAGGTGCCAGAATAATTGAAAATTATTCACTCCAATTAAGATAA
- a CDS encoding ParA family protein, translating to MKIISILNQKGGVAKTTSTQNIAAGLHALGKKVLAIDFDPQGNLTSGFGLDKRNLDYTVYDLLKAKSFGASKLNFDDIVIETSFADILPTNIKMSKVNLELGGVPGKESLLKEILKDVYGYDYVLIDCPPSLDTLTFNALMASHEVYIPVQTEFYALEGIVELMDTIDIVTQRMNDDLRIGGIFATMVDSRSKLHIEVVGQLKEFFGDNMFKTLIRRNVKVAEASSHGLSIFDYASRSNGAKDYKGLCVEIIEREES from the coding sequence ATGAAGATAATTTCAATTTTAAATCAAAAAGGTGGAGTAGCTAAGACTACATCAACTCAAAATATAGCCGCAGGCTTACACGCTCTAGGAAAAAAAGTTTTAGCTATCGACTTTGATCCACAGGGAAATCTGACCTCTGGTTTTGGTCTAGACAAAAGAAATTTAGATTATACAGTGTATGATCTTCTAAAGGCTAAATCCTTTGGAGCAAGTAAATTAAATTTTGATGATATAGTTATAGAAACTTCATTTGCCGATATTCTTCCAACTAATATAAAGATGTCAAAGGTCAATTTAGAATTAGGAGGAGTCCCCGGAAAGGAAAGTTTACTCAAAGAAATTTTAAAAGATGTATATGGATATGACTATGTTCTTATCGACTGTCCCCCTAGTTTAGATACCCTTACATTTAATGCTCTTATGGCATCTCATGAGGTATATATCCCGGTTCAGACAGAATTCTATGCTCTAGAAGGAATTGTAGAACTTATGGACACTATAGATATCGTTACCCAGAGGATGAACGATGACCTTAGAATTGGCGGAATATTTGCTACCATGGTAGATTCCAGATCAAAACTTCATATAGAAGTTGTTGGACAACTAAAAGAGTTCTTCGGAGATAATATGTTTAAAACTTTAATCAGAAGAAATGTAAAGGTAGCTGAAGCATCTTCCCATGGGCTGAGTATCTTTGATTATGCTTCTAGAAGTAATGGAGCCAAAGATTATAAAGGTCTTTGTGTTGAAATAATTGAAAGGGAGGAGAGTTAA
- a CDS encoding Mrp/NBP35 family ATP-binding protein, whose protein sequence is MKKIKEEDARIQENIKGIKHKVVVMSGKGGVGKSTLSTNIAYGLAMSGKKVGLLDADLHGPNIPIMLGVEGKTLPSLREPLRINENLKVVSLSFYLKDSNNPIIWRGPAKTGAIKQLLGDVNWGDIDYLVVDLPPGTGDESLTVAQTLGKVDGSVIVTTPQDVAILDSRKSIKFSKLVNMPVLGIVENMSGFVCPHCDERIDIFKSGGGEKVSKDMNIDFLGKIPLTPEMVETGDQGKPYIFSKKAGAAYESLNTVISEIVKKVEG, encoded by the coding sequence ATGAAAAAAATCAAAGAGGAAGATGCCAGGATACAGGAAAATATCAAGGGGATAAAGCATAAAGTCGTTGTAATGAGCGGGAAGGGAGGGGTAGGAAAATCAACTCTTTCTACAAATATAGCCTATGGTCTTGCAATGTCCGGGAAAAAGGTTGGTCTTTTGGATGCAGATCTACATGGACCGAATATCCCAATTATGTTAGGAGTAGAGGGAAAAACATTACCTTCATTGAGGGAACCCTTGAGAATTAATGAAAATTTAAAGGTAGTTTCATTGAGTTTTTATTTAAAGGATTCCAACAATCCGATTATTTGGAGGGGACCTGCAAAAACAGGAGCGATAAAACAGCTTTTAGGAGATGTAAATTGGGGAGATATAGATTATCTTGTAGTGGATCTGCCTCCCGGGACAGGGGATGAATCTCTCACTGTTGCCCAAACTTTAGGAAAGGTAGATGGAAGTGTGATAGTTACAACTCCTCAGGATGTTGCTATTTTGGATTCCAGAAAATCTATAAAATTTTCTAAACTGGTAAATATGCCGGTTTTGGGAATAGTAGAAAATATGAGTGGATTTGTATGCCCTCATTGCGATGAAAGGATAGACATCTTTAAAAGCGGAGGAGGGGAAAAGGTATCTAAAGATATGAATATAGACTTTTTAGGGAAAATACCATTAACTCCAGAGATGGTGGAAACAGGAGACCAGGGAAAACCTTATATCTTTTCTAAAAAAGCAGGAGCTGCATATGAATCATTAAATACTGTAATCTCTGAAATTGTAAAAAAAGTAGAAGGTTAA
- a CDS encoding YfcC family protein: MTTKKKLQFPTAYTILFIVAALVAILTWIMPAGKYDSLAYDTHENVFIVTTATGKTTNYPPTQETLDNFDIKAKLDKFIGGDIWKPIGIPGTYTKLESNPQGIKQLFQSPINGMYGGVDIIFFILIIGGFIGVVNHTGAFDSGISHLAKTLNGKEKWLIIIITSLIALGGTSFGLAEETIAFYPILVPVFLAVGYDAMVAVAAIYVGSSIGTMASTVNPFATIMASNAAGINWTSGIIGRGVMLVAGTAICIVYIIKYAEKVKKDPSKSLIFSQKAEIEERFLHSNTDKEAKTFDIRTKLILSIFALSFIVMIYGVSKLDWWFLEMTTLFFVASIVVAVIEKIDEKIYVAEFLNGARDLLGVALIVGIARGVTMIMDNGLISDTMLYYTSNIVDGMGKGLFINVMMILFAGLSFFVPSSSGLAVLSMPIMAPLADVVGIPRESIVSAYQYGMGMMAFITPTGLVLASLMMVNVTLDKWFKFIMPLLGILLVFTSGLLLVGVYF, translated from the coding sequence ATGACAACAAAGAAAAAACTTCAATTTCCAACAGCTTATACCATACTTTTCATTGTGGCTGCCTTAGTAGCTATTTTAACTTGGATCATGCCGGCAGGTAAATATGATTCACTGGCTTACGACACCCATGAAAATGTATTTATAGTTACTACTGCCACTGGTAAAACAACTAATTATCCACCAACTCAGGAAACTCTGGATAATTTTGATATCAAAGCAAAACTTGATAAATTTATAGGAGGAGATATCTGGAAACCTATAGGTATTCCAGGAACTTATACTAAATTAGAGTCCAATCCACAGGGAATAAAACAGTTATTCCAGTCTCCTATTAACGGGATGTATGGAGGAGTGGATATCATCTTCTTTATCCTAATAATCGGTGGATTTATAGGTGTAGTTAATCATACAGGGGCATTTGATTCGGGAATTTCCCACCTTGCCAAGACGTTAAACGGGAAGGAAAAATGGCTTATCATAATCATCACTTCATTGATTGCACTAGGCGGGACATCTTTTGGATTAGCTGAAGAAACTATCGCATTTTATCCCATCCTGGTTCCTGTATTTTTAGCAGTAGGTTATGACGCTATGGTAGCAGTAGCTGCAATCTATGTAGGGTCATCTATTGGTACTATGGCTTCTACCGTAAACCCATTTGCTACTATTATGGCTTCTAATGCTGCCGGTATTAACTGGACATCTGGAATAATAGGAAGGGGAGTTATGCTGGTAGCCGGAACAGCTATCTGTATAGTATATATCATTAAATATGCTGAAAAAGTAAAAAAAGATCCAAGTAAATCTCTTATTTTTTCACAAAAAGCTGAAATCGAAGAGAGATTTTTACACTCTAATACAGATAAAGAAGCTAAAACTTTTGATATCAGAACTAAATTAATTTTATCTATATTTGCACTCTCATTTATAGTTATGATCTACGGTGTTTCTAAACTTGACTGGTGGTTCTTAGAGATGACTACACTATTCTTTGTAGCTTCTATAGTTGTAGCTGTTATAGAGAAAATAGATGAAAAAATTTATGTAGCTGAGTTTTTAAATGGTGCCAGAGACCTTTTAGGAGTTGCTCTAATCGTTGGTATTGCCAGAGGTGTTACAATGATCATGGATAATGGGTTAATCAGTGACACTATGTTATATTACACTTCTAATATAGTTGATGGTATGGGTAAGGGTTTATTTATCAATGTTATGATGATCTTGTTTGCCGGGCTTTCATTCTTTGTCCCATCATCTTCTGGATTGGCTGTTTTATCTATGCCTATCATGGCTCCCCTTGCAGACGTTGTTGGTATTCCTCGTGAATCAATTGTCAGTGCTTACCAATACGGGATGGGAATGATGGCATTTATCACTCCTACAGGTTTGGTTTTAGCTTCTCTAATGATGGTCAACGTTACTTTAGATAAGTGGTTTAAATTTATTATGCCTCTATTAGGAATTTTATTGGTATTTACTTCTGGA
- the cobO gene encoding cob(I)yrinic acid a,c-diamide adenosyltransferase — protein MKGYIHVYTGNGKGKTTAGMGLMIRALGHGLKVYMGQFMKGQRYGELNTLEKLGISIERFGTENCIISPEHVTDFDLAKAKEGYKKVEEVLLSKKYDLVVLDEVCVSTYFNLITVDEILHLMKIKPEETELVLTGRYAPKEVIEAADLVTEMKEIKHYYNCGVMARDGIER, from the coding sequence ATGAAGGGATATATACACGTATACACAGGTAACGGGAAGGGGAAAACTACAGCAGGTATGGGACTTATGATAAGAGCTTTGGGGCATGGACTAAAAGTTTATATGGGGCAGTTTATGAAGGGGCAGAGATACGGTGAACTGAATACTCTGGAAAAATTAGGGATATCAATAGAAAGGTTTGGGACGGAAAACTGTATCATATCACCTGAACATGTGACAGATTTTGATCTGGCTAAAGCAAAGGAAGGGTATAAAAAAGTAGAGGAAGTTTTGCTAAGTAAAAAATATGATTTGGTTGTATTAGATGAAGTCTGTGTATCTACATATTTTAATTTGATAACTGTGGATGAGATCTTACATCTGATGAAGATCAAGCCGGAGGAGACCGAATTGGTATTAACCGGGAGGTATGCTCCTAAGGAAGTTATAGAAGCGGCAGATCTGGTTACAGAGATGAAAGAGATCAAACATTATTATAACTGCGGAGTTATGGCTAGAGACGGGATAGAAAGATAG
- a CDS encoding site-specific integrase, which yields MAVYKNKNRGTWYVSFYYSDWTGKRKKKKKEGFKTQRDAKTFEREFLERSQASPEMTFKTLVSLYMEDCKSRLKPTTYANKEYVINTKVLPYFENLQINKIESATIRVWQNQFINHENKYSPTYLKTVNNQLSAIFNFAMKYYKLSSNPARVCGSMGKKNAESMSFWITEEFNRFLNVISNKPASKTIFNILFWTGIRSGELLALTQDDFDFENKTMSINKNYARHDGEDLILQPKTPKSKRIITIPQFLCDIIQEYISKLYDYQSNERLFPVTKYYLHHEMKRGTKNANLKKIRVHDLRHSHASLLIEMGFSPLLISERLGHENIETTLNTYSHLYPNKHGEVADKLQNLITNTIEKNSEK from the coding sequence ATGGCAGTTTATAAAAATAAAAATCGTGGAACATGGTATGTATCATTTTATTATAGTGACTGGACTGGAAAGAGGAAGAAGAAGAAAAAGGAAGGATTTAAAACTCAAAGAGATGCCAAAACATTTGAACGTGAATTCCTAGAGAGATCTCAGGCAAGCCCTGAGATGACATTTAAAACTCTTGTAAGTTTATATATGGAAGATTGTAAGTCAAGACTGAAACCAACAACTTATGCAAACAAAGAATATGTTATTAATACCAAAGTCCTCCCATATTTTGAGAATTTACAAATCAATAAAATAGAATCTGCAACTATTAGAGTATGGCAAAATCAATTTATAAATCATGAAAACAAATACAGTCCTACATATTTAAAGACAGTTAATAACCAGCTCTCGGCTATATTTAATTTTGCTATGAAATATTATAAATTATCTTCTAATCCAGCACGTGTTTGTGGTAGTATGGGAAAGAAGAATGCTGAATCCATGTCATTTTGGATTACCGAAGAATTTAATAGATTTTTAAATGTTATATCTAATAAGCCTGCTTCTAAAACAATTTTCAACATATTGTTTTGGACTGGGATAAGGTCTGGTGAACTATTAGCCCTAACTCAAGATGACTTTGATTTTGAAAATAAAACTATGTCCATCAATAAAAATTACGCAAGACATGATGGGGAGGATTTGATTTTACAACCTAAAACACCTAAAAGTAAGAGAATTATTACAATCCCTCAATTTCTCTGTGATATCATTCAAGAATATATTTCTAAGTTGTATGACTATCAATCTAATGAAAGACTGTTTCCAGTGACAAAATATTATCTTCATCATGAGATGAAACGTGGAACTAAAAATGCTAATTTAAAAAAAATTAGAGTTCATGATCTTAGACACTCCCACGCTTCCTTATTGATTGAAATGGGATTTTCCCCATTACTAATCTCTGAAAGGCTAGGACATGAAAATATAGAAACAACCTTAAATACCTATTCCCACCTTTATCCGAATAAGCATGGTGAGGTGGCTGATAAATTACAAAATTTGATAACAAATACCATAGAAAAGAATAGTGAAAAATAA
- a CDS encoding ParB N-terminal domain-containing protein — protein MSRLGNNPLLSRGPKKETIDLPKEKIVKQYGRMVHMRHELLDQIDFEDITFINRLSMDDSELNELKESISAIGLLNIIYLQEKEEGKFRIISGLRRSSAIKELYKEEKEVKAKDRVVIFDKNTPYSLLDSISIDENLKRKNLTLLEQSYKFNKEAARKDKSIEDIITGYNISKKTYYRIKNAINYPMEIREIIEVLGADKAELLNKVVTKLKTEKATADIVKEYKDFNRDELRDLLKNLNISEKPKKVSIKYTAKGFNFSVKKKVPQEVKEYFEKIKEMMEKEDYTFIK, from the coding sequence ATGAGTAGATTAGGAAATAACCCTTTACTCAGTAGGGGGCCGAAAAAAGAAACGATAGATCTCCCAAAGGAAAAGATAGTAAAACAATATGGAAGAATGGTTCATATGCGTCACGAACTCTTGGACCAAATTGATTTCGAGGATATTACTTTTATAAACAGACTTTCTATGGATGATTCTGAATTAAATGAACTTAAAGAAAGTATTAGTGCCATAGGACTCTTGAATATAATATATCTTCAGGAAAAGGAAGAGGGAAAATTTAGAATTATCAGTGGTCTTCGAAGATCCAGTGCTATAAAGGAGCTCTATAAAGAGGAAAAAGAAGTTAAAGCAAAGGACAGAGTAGTTATCTTTGATAAAAATACTCCATACAGCCTCTTAGACAGCATCTCTATCGATGAAAATTTAAAGAGAAAAAACTTAACTCTATTGGAGCAATCCTATAAATTTAATAAGGAAGCTGCCAGAAAAGATAAATCTATTGAAGATATCATAACTGGGTATAATATCAGTAAAAAAACTTATTATAGGATAAAAAATGCTATTAACTACCCTATGGAGATCAGGGAAATTATAGAAGTTTTAGGTGCAGACAAGGCTGAACTATTAAATAAAGTTGTCACTAAACTAAAAACAGAAAAAGCTACAGCTGATATTGTAAAAGAATATAAGGATTTTAACAGGGATGAATTGAGGGATCTGTTAAAAAACTTAAATATCTCGGAAAAACCAAAAAAGGTATCTATAAAATACACTGCCAAGGGATTTAATTTTTCTGTAAAGAAAAAAGTCCCACAAGAAGTTAAAGAATATTTTGAAAAAATTAAAGAGATGATGGAAAAAGAAGACTATACCTTTATAAAATAA
- a CDS encoding IS110 family transposase yields the protein MIFVGIDVAKNKHDCYIFDSSKEIVETKFSFLNSFEGFTTFKNVLSSYSDDFSNIKVGIESTGHYGNNIINFIRKNSLELKIFNPLAVNLYRKAMTLRKTKTDKIDAQIIAQMLFSDDSNSYLPIDYNINELKSLARHRYRLVNHRGKLKISVTRILDLAFPELSNVVWSIHQKSSYALLLEFPTVKDLSKGHLTKVTNILSKNSHGRYGKEKAKEIKILATNSIGTSEWSIGFELQQSIRLIQNIQYEIDLLDKKIKEAVIATKTPLLTIPGISYVLASIILSEIGNVKNFSNSGKLLAFAGLDPSTHQSGNYTATMARMVKRGSKYLRWALLQAARTVSIRVPVFKEYLYLKKSQGKHYLVAMSHTAKKLLRVIFHLLKTGEKFICS from the coding sequence ATGATTTTTGTTGGTATCGATGTTGCTAAAAATAAACATGATTGCTATATTTTTGACTCTTCAAAAGAAATAGTTGAAACAAAATTTTCTTTTCTAAATTCTTTTGAAGGGTTTACAACTTTTAAAAATGTTTTATCTTCATATTCTGATGATTTTTCCAATATAAAAGTAGGAATAGAATCAACTGGGCATTATGGCAATAATATTATCAATTTCATTCGCAAAAACAGTCTGGAGTTAAAAATATTTAACCCGCTTGCTGTAAACCTTTATCGTAAAGCTATGACACTTCGAAAGACTAAAACCGATAAAATTGACGCTCAAATTATAGCTCAAATGCTTTTCAGCGATGATTCTAATTCCTACCTACCTATAGATTACAACATAAATGAGTTAAAATCACTAGCAAGACATAGATATAGGTTGGTAAATCATCGCGGGAAGTTAAAAATATCTGTAACAAGGATATTAGATCTTGCTTTCCCTGAGCTAAGTAATGTAGTTTGGTCAATACATCAAAAATCTTCTTATGCTTTATTATTAGAATTTCCTACAGTAAAAGATCTTTCAAAAGGTCATTTAACAAAGGTAACAAATATCTTATCTAAAAATTCTCATGGGCGCTATGGTAAAGAAAAAGCTAAAGAAATTAAAATCCTTGCAACTAATTCTATCGGTACAAGCGAATGGTCAATTGGTTTTGAATTACAACAAAGCATAAGGCTAATCCAAAACATCCAATATGAAATAGATCTTTTAGATAAAAAAATAAAAGAAGCTGTCATAGCAACTAAAACACCATTATTAACAATTCCAGGAATATCCTATGTTTTAGCTAGCATTATTCTATCTGAAATTGGAAATGTTAAAAACTTTTCAAATTCTGGAAAATTATTAGCTTTCGCGGGATTAGACCCTTCAACTCATCAATCAGGCAATTATACTGCAACTATGGCTAGAATGGTTAAAAGAGGCTCTAAATATCTTCGTTGGGCACTATTACAAGCAGCTAGGACAGTTAGTATAAGAGTTCCTGTTTTTAAAGAATACTTATATTTAAAAAAATCTCAAGGAAAACATTACTTAGTAGCCATGAGTCATACAGCTAAAAAATTATTAAGAGTGATATTTCATTTATTAAAAACAGGCGAAAAGTTCATCTGTAGTTAA
- a CDS encoding helix-turn-helix domain-containing protein: MIKREEKKFINAKEVADSLDISVSSSYRIIKKLNCELEEMGKITLAGKVSRRYFEEKIYM; the protein is encoded by the coding sequence ATGATTAAAAGAGAAGAAAAAAAATTCATTAATGCTAAAGAGGTCGCGGATTCACTAGATATCTCAGTAAGTTCTTCGTACAGAATAATAAAAAAATTAAACTGTGAACTAGAAGAAATGGGGAAAATAACATTGGCTGGAAAAGTTAGTAGAAGATATTTTGAAGAAAAAATTTATATGTAG
- a CDS encoding recombinase family protein, translated as MDFGYARTSTKSQNLDRQLKALKDFGVEERFIHTDQYTGTTLKRNGLDLLLKDLSDFLGYHRVIIKELDRLGRNRDETKEFITKCILEKGHRLVVLDMPYVEDFLEKKISPIKSFTNKIMESVGDLIIDFALLVAEEERNKIIRRTSEGRERAVAKGVKLGRKKIEIINFDNYYQLWKERKLNVAQTCKEIEYRVGKDIRKGISRYKFYEVLKSYKNCE; from the coding sequence ATGGATTTTGGGTATGCACGGACATCAACTAAAAGCCAAAATTTGGATAGGCAGTTAAAGGCTCTTAAGGATTTTGGTGTGGAAGAGAGGTTTATTCACACAGATCAATACACAGGAACAACATTAAAAAGAAATGGGCTAGACCTACTTTTAAAAGATCTATCTGATTTTTTAGGTTATCACAGGGTGATAATAAAAGAATTAGACAGGCTCGGAAGAAACAGAGATGAGACTAAAGAGTTTATAACAAAGTGTATCTTAGAAAAAGGTCATAGGTTAGTTGTCTTAGATATGCCATATGTAGAGGATTTTTTGGAAAAGAAGATTTCTCCTATTAAAAGTTTTACAAATAAAATAATGGAATCAGTGGGGGATTTGATCATTGATTTTGCTTTATTGGTTGCTGAAGAAGAGAGAAATAAAATTATAAGAAGGACCTCAGAGGGAAGGGAGAGAGCTGTAGCAAAAGGAGTTAAACTTGGAAGGAAAAAAATAGAAATTATAAATTTTGATAATTATTATCAGCTTTGGAAAGAACGAAAATTAAATGTAGCTCAAACTTGTAAAGAAATAGAATACAGGGTTGGAAAGGATATTAGAAAAGGTATTTCTAGATATAAATTTTATGAGGTGCTTAAAAGTTATAAGAATTGTGAGTAA